One region of Osmia lignaria lignaria isolate PbOS001 chromosome 7, iyOsmLign1, whole genome shotgun sequence genomic DNA includes:
- the Lamtor4 gene encoding late endosomal/lysosomal adaptor, MAPK and MTOR activator 4, which yields MLSLERIPDQVGHLVLTEDGAVLTSGGELENDERVANIIVGLVTLTNKIDPKAFPNNETFDKISITYPDHCYIICLSNKKIHIVKKLISSTTAIVEPQPLIDV from the exons ATGTTGTCACTGGAACGTATACCAGATCAAGTTGGACATTTAGTTTTGACAGAGGATGGAGCTGTATTAACG TCTGGAGGTGAACTAGAAAATGATGAAAGGGTTGCAAATATTATTGTTGGTTTAGTCACCTTAACTAATAAGATTGATCCTAAAGCATTTCCCAACAATGAGACTTTTGATAAAATATCCATAACATATCCAGATCATTGTTACATTATCTGTCTTTCAAACAAGAAGATTCACATAGTGAAGAAACTAATTTCCTCTACAACTGCTATTGTAGAACCACAACCCTTAATTGATGTATAA
- the LOC117609355 gene encoding coiled-coil domain-containing protein 130 homolog yields the protein MGERKGTNLYYPPDYDPRVGGLNKFLGTHALRERARKLHMGILIIRFEMPYNIWCEGCGNHIGMGVRYNAEKKKIGMYYSTPLYQFRMKCHLCDNHFEIKTDPANLDYVIVSGARRQENRWDPKENEQVVPETKEVSCRLYDDAMYKLEHGIEDKKVAKSRDSALESALALNDATWKDDYTSNCALRSAFRTRKKELQKKQGLDQTLLKKSGLNIDLVNEHEDDIKLAKLLMHKKEVKRNGNNSLKRLVSIVRSKDKLRKLSQPTSSSDAKKQKDQLPKLPELTQPESTSKTATSVLNTSLVTYDSSDADSES from the exons ATGGGGGAACGTAAAGGAACAAATTTATACTATCCACCTGATTATGATCCACGTGTTGGtggattaaataaatttcttggtACCCATGCACTACGAGAGAGAGCAAGGAAGCTCCACATGGGTATCCTTATCATCAGATTTGAGATGCCATATAATATATGGTGTGAAGGATGTGGAAATCATATAGGAATGGGTGTTCGTTATAAtgcagaaaagaaaaagattggAATGTATTATAGTACACCTTTGTATCAGTTTCGCATGAAATGTCATCTTTGTGATAATCATTTTGAAATAAAGACTGATCCTGCA AATCTAGATTATGTAATAGTGAGTGGAGCAAGACGTCAAGAAAATAGATGGGATCCAAAAGAAAATGAGCAAGTTGTACCAGAAACAAAAGAAGTATCATGCAGACTTTACGACGATGCTATGTATAAGTTAGAGCATGGTATAGAAGATAAGAAAGTAGCGAAATCCCGTGATTCCGCCTTGGAGAGTGCGTTGGCATTGAATGATGCTACTTGGAAAGATGATTATACTTCGAATTGTGCATTACGTTCGGCTTTTAGA ACAAGAAAGAAGGAATTACAGAAAAAACAAGGTCTTGATCAAACGCTACTTAAGAAAAGCGGACTAAATATTGATTTAGTGAACGAACATGAAGATGATATAAAATTGGCAAAGTTATTGATGCATAAAAAAG AAGTAAAAAGAAACGGAAATAATTCATTGAAACGGTTGGTTTCGATCGTTCGATCTAAAGATAAGTTAAGAAAATTATCACAGCCTACATCGAGTAGCGATGCAAAAAAGCAGAAAGATCAGTTACCAAAGCTGCCAGAATTGACCCAACCAGAATCTACATCGAAAACAGCTACCAGTGTATTAAACACCTCGTTAGTCACATATGATAGTTCTGACGCCGACAGTGAATCGTAG
- the LOC117609574 gene encoding piwi-like protein Siwi, which yields MSRSRRPSVSIYDYPEHLNPFNDEITNAQPQLYRDGKTKDSKHKFWTFGRSRKKRSNSFSIKSTWNGLFGKRKDDRSEELEKRSTITTVSSTYKREPCTKPITAARATKDQQEFDEALGTLARRRKYTLDNSSSRYSSSLTVNGDPARIYDGSPQDTTTSIMGDLTPKPPARRFGQVSPKPTDKIPPLDYEDKSPKENGSVTLREKTQESTPVPPLRRFGNRSSQRTNSSTVDSEEEASRSGDVTLCDENENVPEDYVFKRFTQDAVRKSNLSINSCVSVGSTISVYGRKKRKAPQPPRRVEKLDTEKVPEVPNVELQIVEPSDIARVTENIHEMTKKSKSLDQEEATDTEKKSTEGSTTEDAIKCTENKENIEKEECTDENCVEKEETEPESSTRKDQEETDKENAEKKNEDVHIEYHRTSQENVEIIKDVDQVNSSSELEDVCLRRKSSSGALSRSDSFSVKDEIEKIEKQIKALETRNASNDSSDEKDANDLHENTRQSIQANRRHFFQNMVENENDKSAIKIEFKEYPREQKDIHVVRLNESPVPAVAPRDPVKVIELHISEPIKQKAKILESVNPIPKPRRHSSLNLNESESNVTSNDTQRSLESTRGKSIMADQGRGKSRGRARGQDDKHSQPRPPSQYPQPQGAWSRRPGLQPQPGPSSQTPYARPAQPPPSYSKVKAPVKPSARAVERLGPRGDSGPGYAGAEGGAEPMEVGGGGDVVVLGRGAMRGRRPLPVETYTRPSTLVTKKGSTGNAIQLQANFFKLLATTDWCLYQYRVDFAPEEDRTVVRKGLLRLHREKLGAYVFDGTVLYSSRRTQDKEEFWSVRTSDNTNIRITIRLVGEMQRADPQYLQFFNIIMRKCLELLKLQLVGRDYFDARSKVEVREFRLELWPGYLTSIRQHENDILMCAEVTHKVMRQQTLLDIMNDCYQQNSRAWKELFEKQVTGLVVLTDYNNNTYRISDVDFDTNPLSTFKLRSGESISYKDYYKNKYQIRIRNDSQPMLVTRLKPRERRAGQPEMVYLVPELCRATGLTDSMRENFHLMRALAEHTRISPKLRITKLMAFNRRLRSEDAISKELREWNLQLDDKLVTIPARCLQPEKIVLGGKRTVPAGPTADWTRELHNKALFNPAKLSNWVIIHMDRMRSDVERFIATLQESARGMGCRFEHPRFWTINDDRSNTYSDTLERIMSSSNPELVFCVVSNNRADRYSAIKKKCIIDRPVPSQVFLAKNLNSKGVRSIATKVAIQLTCKLGGAPWSMELPPVNLMVVGFDVCHDPNDKSRDYGAMVASLDKSLTRYFSAVSAHTTGEELSNEFSVNMAKALARYKDVNNCLPTHILIYRDGVGEGQVPYVHNHEIEQIKSKLTSVYGDTTVKMAFIIVTKRINTRFFYNGENPPPGTIVDDIVTNPMRYDFFIVSQSVRQGTVTPCAYNVIADTIGWTADQIQRVTYKLCHMYYNWSGTVRVPAPCQYAHKLAFMVAQFIRRPPGTQMETLLYYL from the exons ATGTCGCGTTCGAGACGTCCAAGTGTATCCATATACGATTATCCGGAACATTTGAATCCGTTCAACGATGAAATCACAAACGCGCAGCCTCAACTTTATCGCGATGGGAAAACGAAAGATTCTAAGCACAAGTTTTGGACATTTGGTAGAAGCAGGAAGAAGAGATCCAACAGTTTTTCTATTAAATCTACTtg GAATGGACTATTCGGCAAACGTAAGGATGACAGATCAGAAGAGCTAGAGAAGAGGTCTACGATAACTACAG ttTCGTCCACCTACAAACGGGAGCCTTGCACGAAACCAATAACAGCAGCCCGGGCGACGAAGGATCAACAAGAGTTCGACGAAGCCCTTGGTACCTTGGCGAGACGAAGAAAATACACGCTGGATAATTCATCGTCGAGATACAGCTCGAGTTTGACCGTAAACGGTGATCCTGCGAGGATCTACGATGGCAGTCCGCAGGATACGACCACGTCTATCATGGGTGATCTCACTCCAAAGCCACCAGCAAGAAG ATTTGGTCAGGTGAGTCCAAAGCCGACTGATAAAATACCACCGTTGGACTACGAGGATAAGAGTCCAAAGGAGAATGGAAGTGTAACGCTTCGCGAGAAAACGCAGGAAAGCACGCCTGTACCACCTTT GCGAAGATTCGGTAACAGATCATCGCAAAGGACAAATTCGAGTACCGTGGATTCAGAAGAGGAAGCGAGTCGATCGGGCGACGTCACGTTGTGTGACGAAAACGAAAATGTACCCGAGGATTACGTGTTCAAGAGGTTTACTCAAGACGCGGTTAGAAAGTCGAATCTTTCGATAAACAGCTGTGTTTCCGTTGGTAGTACGATAAGCGTTTACGGTCGTAAGAAACGTAAAGCACCGCAGCCACCGCGTCGTGTAGAAAAATTAGACACCGAG AAAGTTCCTGAAGTACCTAACGTAGAGCTTCAAATAGTTGAGCCAAGCGACATAGCGAGGGTTACTGAAAATATTCACGAGATGACGAAAAAGAGCAAAAGTTTGGACCAAGAAGAGGCTACTGATACTGAAAAGAAGTCAACCGAAGGATCCACGACAGAGGATGCAATTAAATGTACAGAAAATAAAGAGAACATTGAAAAGGAAGAATGTACAGATGAGAATTGTGTAGAAAAGGAAGAAACCGAACCGGAAAGTTCGACAAGGAAGGATCAAGAAGAAACGGATAAGGAGAATGCTGAGAAGAAAAACGAAGATGTTCACATTGAGTATCATAGAACTTCTCAAGAGAATGTAGAAATTATTAAAGACGTCGATCAAGTAAATTCGTCATCTGAATTGGAAGATGTATGTCTCAGACGAAAGAGTTCTTCCGGCGCGTTGTCCAGAAGCGACAGCTTCTCGGTGAAGGATGAAATCGAGAAGATCGAGAAACAAATAAAAGCTCTCGAGACGAGAAACGCTTCCAACGATTCGTCGGATGAAAAGGATGCGAATGATTTGCATGAGAATACTAGGCAGTCGATTCAGGCGAATCGCAGACACTTCTTCCAGAATATGGTAGAAAATGAGAATGACAAAAGTgcaattaaaatagaatttaaggAATACCCTAGGGAACAGAAAGACATTCATGTGGTGAGATTAAACGAGTCGCCTGTTCCCGCAGTTGCGCCTAGAGATCCAGTAAAGGTGATCGAGCTTCATATTTCGGAACCTATTAAACAGAAGGCGAAGATACTCGAGTCTGTGAATCCGATACCAAAACCGAGAAGACACAGCTCGTTGAATTTAAACGAATCGGAATCAAATGTGACATCAAACGACACACAAAGAAGCCTTGAATCGACTCGAGGGAAGTCG ATCATGGCTGATCAAGGTAGAGGTAAGAGTCGTGGCCGTGCAAGAGGTCAAGATGATAAACATTCACAGCCACGACCTCCCAGCCAATACCCTCAGCCTCAGGGTGCCTGGAGTCGTAGACCTGGACTTCAGCCACAACCAGGTCCATCTTCGCAAACACCATATGCAAGACCAGCTCAACCACCACCG aGTTATTCCAAAGTAAAAGCTCCAGTAAAG CCTTCAGCACGTGCAGTAGAGCGTTTAGGACCTAGAGGTGATAGTGGTCCGGGATATGCAGGAGCAGAAGGTGGTGCTGAACCAATGGAAG TTGGCGGAGGTGGTGATGTAGTAGTACTTGGACGTGGAGCTATGCGGGGTCGACGGCCATTACCTGTCGAAACATACACAAGACCATCGACTCTAGTGACTAAGAAAG GTTCTACTGGAAATGCGATACAACTGCAagctaattttttcaaattattggcCACGACTGATTGGTGTCTCTATCAGTATAGAGTTGATTTTGCGCCCGAGGAAGACCGTACCGTCGTACGAAAAGGTTTGCTTAGACTTCATAGGGAAAAATTAGGAGCTTATGTCTTCGATGGAACTGTTCTTTATTCAAGCAGACGCACACAGGAT AAAGAAGAATTTTGGTCTGTACGAACATCAGACAATACAAATATCAGAATCACTATACGACTTGTTGGAGAAATGCAAAGAGCTGATCCGCAGTACCTTCAATTCTTTAATATAATAATGCGTAAATGTTTAGAATTGCTAAAACTTCAACTCGTTGGACGAGATTACTTCGACGCACGCAGcaag GTAGAAGTTCGTGAATTTAGATTAGAACTTTGGCCTGGATATTTGACTTCGATAAGACAGCACGAGAACGATATTCTTATGTGTGCTGAAGTAACGCATAAAGTTATGCGGCAACAAACTCTGTTGGATATAATGAACGATTGTTATCAACAAAATTCTCGTGCCTGGAAG gaATTGTTTGAAAAACAAGTTACcggtcttgttgttcttacggATTATAACAATAATACATATCGTATAAGTGATGTAGATTTTGACACGAATCCTTTGTCAACATTCAAATTAAGAAGCGGTGAAAGTATATCGTATaaagattattataaaaataaatatcagatCAGAATTAGGAATGACAGCCAACCAATGCTTGTCACGAGATTGAAACCAAGAGAGCGTCGTGCTGGTCAACCTGAAATGGTGTACCTTGTACCTGAATTGTGCCGTGCAACAG GTTTAACTGATAGTATGAGAGAGAACTTTCACTTGATGCGTGCATTGGCCGAGCATACTCGGATTTCTCCTAAATTGCGTATAACCAAGCTGATGGCTTTCAATAGACGACTTCGAAGTGAAGATGCAATATCTAAAGAACTTAGAGAATGGAACTTGCAACTTGATGATAAACTCGTTACAATACCTGCACGTTGTTTACAACCGGAGAAAATTGTTCTTGGTGGTAAAAGAACTGTTCCTGCGGGGCCGACCGCGGATTGGACACGCGAATTGCACAATAAGGCATTGTTCAACCCTGCCAAACTATCAAATTGGGTGATAATTCATATGGATCGTATGAGATCGGATGTCGAA AGATTCATTGCAACCCTTCAAGAATCAGCTCGTGGAATGGGTTGCAGATTTGAGCATCCCAGATTTTGGACCATCAATGACGACAGATCCAACACGTACTCCGATACTCTGGAAAGAATAATGAGCTCTTCTAATCCTGAATTAGTTTTCTGCGTAGTATCAAATAATCGAGCTGATCGTTACAGTGCCATAAAGAAGAAATGTATCATTGATCGGCCAGTTCCTTCGCAAGTTTTCCTTGCGAAAAATCTTAATTCTAAAGGTGTAAGATCAATCGCTACTAAAGTAGCGATCCAGTTGACATGCAAACTTGGGGGTGCCCCGTGGAGTATGGAGTTACCGCCAGTTAATTTAATGGTAGTCGGTTTCGATGTGTGCCATGATCCTAATGACAAAAGTCGCGACTACGGTGCTATGGTTGCATCCCTTGATAAAAGTTTAACGAGATATTTCAGCGCGGTAAGCGCACACACTACAGGGGAAGAACTGTCGAACGAGTTCTCCGTAAATATGGCAAAGGCTTTAGCACGTTATAAAGATGTAAACAATTGTTTACCTACGCATATCCTGATTTATCGTGACGGTGTTGGCGAAGGCCAAGTTCCGTACGTACACAATCATGAGATAGAACAGATAAAATCAAAATTGACTAGCGTCTATGGGGATACCACTGTTAAAATGGCTTTTATCATTGTTACAAAACGTATTAATACGCGGTTCTTTTATAACGGGGAGAACCCTCCACCAGGCACCATAGTAGACGATATTGTAACGAACCCAATGAGGTACGATTTCTTCATCGTATCACAAAGTGTTCGACAAGGTACGGTAACGCCATGCGCGTACAATGTAATTGCTGATACAATTGGTTGGACAGCCGACCAGATCCAACGTGTGACATATAAATTATGTCACATGTATTATAATTGGTCGGGTACCGTGAGAGTACCTGCACCTTGCCAGTATGCTCATAAACTTGCCTTCATGGTAGCTCAATTTATACGTCGTCCGCCAGGCACACAAATGGAGACTTTATTGTACTATCTGTAA
- the LOC117609350 gene encoding HEAT repeat-containing protein 3, with product MGKQKRQRTKPHKENPTGLLSVKDFEAEEDEYDVNAVSRPALQTVYEKVQSSNVEEKLCGLQTLESMSCDSTFAAQIAKDEIAKMIGPLLIDPNVVVRAYSASALRHIADNGKTEAHASLLKDDIMTPLCTLLQKYYTEWQPKSDQSERSKFKDEENAFIQAVTLLWTLCEYNESAVKIANEADLISVLTKFFDISIYGIEIATITVQCLLALSEDNPTAIQKLQSCESTIFQLLDLDQKSDSITEVLYLKTAVSGLIINIIDFMDSNSANIASKVIHTLSNTLSIDCKQLLSNLTSILPHQKNDYSDKAKKKVQESRKVLSAQQQALEILANLCTEDQENNVDDDSSTDHSDHEADDVDDVCMDDKSRSKIMFTVPLEIIEVFNNCSILKKVWDKTSTVDKDTVEILEQNAEGEAVLKQMHTLNCRAYLCLNNLMSCLEIDALGGAENIYRMWNNIGTVVFKDANPTDTELLESATAAMRAALERLSDAEINVFNQLTLTDIQPMLNGERQCQDPNVRVNLLRILGNLALVLMKNNTSDASELIKHISVFLLDTCVNESKVWVMAECLDSIMDIYAEDDTDKAASEIELLEKLRALVPLFKNKMRQQRKTLGDNVAVVSTVNTNITRFIKYKEKRMKNI from the exons ATGGGAAAACAGAAGAGGCAAAGAACAAAACCCCATAAAGAAAATCCTACTGGCCTTCTATCTGTTAAGGATTTTGAAGCAGAAGAAGATGAGTATGATGTCAACGCGGTTTCAAGACCTGCTTTACAGACAGTATATGAAAAA GTACAGTCTTCTAATGTTGAAGAAAAACTATGCGGATTGCAAACATTGGAGTCAATGTCTTGTGATTCGACATTTGCTGCACAGATTGCAAAAGATGAAATTGCTAAAATGATAGGACCACTACTCATTGATCCAAATGTAGTTGTAAGAGCATACAGTGCTAGTGCTTTAAGGCATATTGCAGATAATGGAAAAACAGAAGCACATGCAAGTTTATTAAAAGATGATATTATGACTCCCTTATGTACCTTATTGCAGAAA TATTATACAGAATGGCAACCAAAATCTGACCAGAGTGAGAGAAGTAAATTTAAAGATGAAGAGaatgcatttatccaagcagtCACATTATTATGGACCTTATGTGAATATAATGAATCTGCAGTCAAAATTGCTAATGAAGCAGATCTTATTTCAGTTTTAACCAAATTTTTTGATATTAGTATTTATGGTATAGAAATTGCTACAATTACTGTACAATGTTTATTGGCTTTGTCTGAAGATAATCCCACTGCTATTCAAAAACTTCAAAGTTGTGAAAGCACGATTTTTCAATTGTTAGATCTGGATCAAAAGAGTGATTCCATTACTGAAGTACTTTATCTTAAAACTGCTGTCAgtggattaataattaatataattgacTTTATGGATAGTAATTCAGCCAATATAGCCAGCAAAGTGATACATACACTTTCTAATACACTCTCCATTGACTGCAAACAGTTGTTGTCcaatttaacatcaattttaccACATCAAAAGAATGATTACTCAGATAAAGCAAAGAAGAAAGTACAGGAAAGCAGAAAAGTTTTAAGTGCCCAGCAACAAGCATTAGAAATTTTGGCTAATTTATGCACTGAAGATCAAGAAAATAATGTTGATGATGATTCCAGTACAGATCATTCAGATCATGAAGCTGATGATGTGGATGACGTTTGTATGGATGATAAGTCGCGTAGTAAAATCATGTTCACAGTACCACTGGAAATAATCGAAGTTTTCAATAATTGCAGTATATTAAAGAAAGTGTGGGATAAAACTTCAACTGTAGATAAAGATACCGTAGAAATACTAGAACAAAATGCCGAAGGAGAAGCTGTTTTAAAGCAAATGCATACATTAAACTGCAGAGCTTATTTGTGTTTGAATAATCTAATGTCATGTTTGGAAATTGATGCACTTGGTGGTGCGGAAAATATATATAG aaTGTGGAATAATATTGGAACAGTTGTTTTCAAAGATGCAAATCCAACTGACACCGAATTGTTAGAATCCGCTACTGCAGCCATGAGGGCCGCCCTTGAAAGATTATCCGATGcagaaataaatgtttttaatcAGTTAACATTAACTGATATTCAACCAATGTTAAATGGAGAACGTCAATGCCAAGATCCTAATGTCCGAGTAAATTTGCTACGAATATTAGGAAATTTAGCTTTGGTTTTAATGAAGAATAATACTTCTGATGCGAGTGAACTAATTAAA CATATATCTGTATTTCTACTAGACACTTGTGTGAATGAATCAAAAGTCTGGGTTATGGCAGAATGCTTAGATTCCATAATGGACATATACGCGGAAGATGATACCGATAAAGCAGCAAGTGAAATCGAGTTGCTAGAAAAATTACGAGCTCTAGTgccactttttaaaaataag atGCGACAACAACGGAAAACCTTAGGAGATAATGTTGCAGTAGTGTCTACAGTAAATACCAATATCACGAGGTTTATAAAATATAAggaaaaacgaatgaaaaatatttag